The Natranaeroarchaeum aerophilus DNA window GCCCGGTCGAGGACTCGATCGTAATCTCGTCGTAGCCGGTGACGTAGGCCGTTTCGAGCGTCTTTTTCATCGCCTCGGGATCGACGCCCCGGACGTCGACGGTGATGGCGTCGTCGTCGTGCTCGGCCGTCCGTTTCAGCGCCACGAGTCGGTCGGTGCCCGGATACAGGACGAGCGGTGTCCCCGTCTCGACGTCGTTGGTCGTCGCCCACTCTTTGGGCAAGGAGATCGTGTAGGTCGACCCGCCGGTGAGCTGGACCTTCCGTTCGACCGGTTCGGGATTCCCGTTCATACTCATCGGCCGGTCATCGTCGTTCCGTAGGGCATGGTCAGTAGATCAACTCGTCGTCGCTTTCGATCATGTACAGGGTTCTCGCGGCGATGTTGACGGCGTGGTCGCCGACGCGTTCGAGATCTCTAACCGCCAGCAGATGCGTCGAGATGTCGTCGAGGATCGTTTCGGTCGTCTCGTCGGCCGGGCGTTCGAGCAGGCTCCGGACGATCCGATCGTTGACTTGCTCACAGCGATCGTCGAGCGCATCGTCGCGCTCGGCGACGTCGTAGGTCGCATCGGCGTCGTCGCGGGCGTACGCCCCCATCGCCGTCTCGACCATCTCGACTGCGGTCTCGCCGATCTCCTGTAGTTCGGCGGTCGCGTCGGGATCGACAGCCGCCCGGCGGGCGTAGCCCGCGAGGTTGGTCGCCAGATCCGCGATCCGCTCCAGATCGGTGATGATCTTGAACGAGGCGGCAATAAAGCGGAGATCACCGGCGACGGGCTGTTGGAGCGCCAGGATGTCGACACAGTCCTGTTCGAGATCGAGATACAGCTGGTTGATCTCGTCGTCGCCACGAACGACACGTTCGATGACCGCCTCGTCGCCGGACCCGAGCGCATCGAGCGCCAGTTCGAG harbors:
- the phoU gene encoding phosphate signaling complex protein PhoU, whose amino-acid sequence is MPRHDYQRQLERLRGNVLDMSELVVERLELALDALGSGDEAVIERVVRGDDEINQLYLDLEQDCVDILALQQPVAGDLRFIAASFKIITDLERIADLATNLAGYARRAAVDPDATAELQEIGETAVEMVETAMGAYARDDADATYDVAERDDALDDRCEQVNDRIVRSLLERPADETTETILDDISTHLLAVRDLERVGDHAVNIAARTLYMIESDDELIY